A single region of the Chitinophaga niabensis genome encodes:
- the pseG gene encoding UDP-2,4-diacetamido-2,4,6-trideoxy-beta-L-altropyranose hydrolase — protein sequence MSDRTKIFFRADGSSQIGLGHVVRSCALAQMLSENFECHFFIQSPSDSLQKLIEQYCQYLHILPPATNIVEEAQTWVKELDGSEIIVLDGYHFMPPYQQVIKANGNKLVCIDDIHTSPFLADVIINHAGGICKSAYQATPSTCFYLGTDYVLLRPAFKPANNNADRKEAVLICLGGADTHNMTLSVLKMLESKKVQQTCFVVLGSAFSHKEALLIYAAKSSLDIHIRENLSEEDLAALMQTCKYAICPPSTISYEYLTVGGELYLVQIADNQKHVYAFLTQTGLAFDGKDIFVDDQQKLLLSHKLQAKYFDNRSKERFIRLFSRLAEEKYYQLRAAATADKDVLFNWVNEEEVRKNSLNSNPVSYDVHIQWFQKKLEAKDTKIFLMEKDQVPVGQIRIDLEENSGTALIDYSIDKAFRGKGLGLTIIRSLIIHLGGIEHNIKYLKAVVKKENTPSAQVFEILNFERQEEQDFNGQACNVYTFKLSV from the coding sequence ATGTCTGATAGAACAAAAATATTTTTCAGGGCAGATGGGAGTAGTCAGATTGGCCTGGGCCATGTGGTTCGCAGTTGCGCATTAGCACAAATGCTCAGCGAAAATTTCGAATGCCACTTCTTTATCCAATCCCCTTCTGACAGCCTGCAAAAACTGATAGAACAGTATTGCCAATATTTGCATATCCTTCCCCCTGCAACCAATATTGTAGAGGAAGCGCAGACATGGGTAAAAGAGCTGGATGGCAGCGAGATAATTGTTCTCGATGGTTACCACTTTATGCCCCCCTATCAACAGGTGATCAAAGCAAACGGAAATAAGCTGGTTTGTATAGATGATATTCATACGTCCCCATTCCTGGCCGATGTGATCATCAACCATGCCGGAGGCATCTGTAAATCTGCATACCAGGCAACGCCTTCTACCTGTTTCTACCTTGGAACGGATTATGTTCTGTTGAGACCTGCTTTTAAACCGGCAAACAACAACGCAGACAGGAAAGAAGCTGTGCTGATATGCCTCGGAGGGGCCGACACCCATAATATGACCCTCTCTGTGTTGAAAATGCTTGAATCAAAAAAGGTACAACAAACCTGTTTTGTTGTTCTTGGAAGCGCCTTTTCTCACAAAGAAGCACTCCTTATCTACGCCGCCAAAAGCTCGTTGGATATACACATCCGGGAGAACCTCTCTGAAGAGGACCTCGCAGCACTGATGCAAACATGCAAATATGCTATTTGCCCACCAAGCACCATTTCATATGAATATCTTACTGTAGGCGGAGAATTGTACCTTGTACAGATAGCCGATAACCAGAAGCATGTTTATGCCTTCCTTACGCAAACAGGCCTGGCATTCGACGGGAAAGACATTTTTGTTGATGATCAGCAAAAGCTGCTTCTTAGCCACAAATTACAGGCAAAATACTTCGATAACAGGTCTAAAGAAAGGTTTATCCGTCTTTTCAGCCGGCTTGCAGAAGAAAAATACTATCAACTAAGAGCAGCAGCAACTGCTGATAAAGATGTACTGTTTAATTGGGTCAATGAAGAAGAAGTGCGGAAAAATTCTCTCAATTCCAATCCGGTATCCTACGACGTTCATATTCAATGGTTTCAGAAAAAACTGGAGGCAAAGGATACAAAGATCTTCCTGATGGAAAAAGATCAGGTACCCGTTGGCCAGATCCGCATTGATCTAGAAGAGAACAGTGGAACAGCCCTTATCGACTATTCAATAGATAAAGCATTTCGCGGAAAAGGGCTTGGCTTAACTATTATCAGATCACTCATTATCCATCTTGGTGGTATTGAGCATAATATAAAATACCTGAAAGCAGTTGTTAAAAAAGAGAATACGCCATCTGCACAGGTATTTGAAATACTGAATTTTGAAAGGCAGGAGGAACAGGACTTCAATGGCCAGGCTTGTAACGTTTACACATTCAAATTAAGCGTATGA